The bacterium genome has a segment encoding these proteins:
- a CDS encoding DUF2997 domain-containing protein: MTQKTIEVVVAPDGSIRIEAMGFQGADCEKATAFLEIALGVTGRKTKKADYFIRNTQRQGQKVGQ; encoded by the coding sequence ATGACACAGAAAACCATTGAAGTGGTGGTGGCGCCGGACGGCTCCATTCGCATTGAGGCCATGGGGTTTCAGGGCGCGGACTGTGAAAAGGCAACCGCCTTTCTGGAGATAGCTCTGGGGGTGACAGGCCGGAAGACCAAAAAGGCTGACTACTTCATCCGCAACACACAACGCCAGGGACAGAAGGTGGGACAATGA
- a CDS encoding DUF1257 domain-containing protein — MSHFTTITTQIKDIEALKAACGELGLTLRQDVEARGYGNNRHQGDYVIVLKGPYDIAVKRQPDGSCGLTTDWWDGHVEREVGANYGKLLQLYGVWKTAMEATRKGYMVTRQGLKNGSIKVLLSGGPRQ; from the coding sequence ATGAGTCATTTCACGACGATAACGACACAGATCAAGGATATCGAGGCGTTGAAAGCGGCCTGCGGGGAACTGGGGCTTACGCTCAGGCAGGATGTGGAAGCCCGGGGATACGGTAACAACCGGCATCAGGGTGACTATGTAATTGTGCTGAAGGGACCGTATGACATTGCTGTCAAACGGCAGCCGGACGGCAGTTGCGGGCTCACCACCGATTGGTGGGACGGCCATGTGGAGAGGGAAGTCGGAGCAAACTACGGGAAACTGCTCCAGCTTTATGGGGTCTGGAAAACCGCCATGGAAGCCACCCGCAAGGGCTACATGGTGACGCGGCAAGGTCTCAAGAATGGAAGTATCAAAGTGCTTCTTTCAGGAGGGCCACGCCAATGA
- a CDS encoding N-6 DNA methylase, whose amino-acid sequence MHSYDLYRNWLEAMWAFLDAVKDPAGFKQCLDRYSGAEGAEFGRLLGLYVDAVENDPFRDILGELFMRLDVNSVRSGQFFTPEPIAEMMARMQFDQETFKKLVEEKGVVTVCDPAVGSGVMLLAFARVVHEALGRWGTGKLRLYGTDIDIRCVNMCRIQLRMNGLDYFGRMAGLLAGQVSVTSQEAIPDVIPEAVPDVVIHSGQQELPGFAA is encoded by the coding sequence ATGCATTCGTATGACCTGTACCGGAATTGGCTCGAAGCCATGTGGGCATTTCTCGATGCCGTGAAGGATCCTGCAGGGTTCAAGCAGTGCCTGGATCGGTATAGCGGGGCCGAGGGCGCGGAATTTGGCCGGTTGCTGGGGTTGTACGTTGACGCCGTTGAAAATGATCCATTCCGGGACATCCTGGGGGAACTCTTCATGCGGCTGGACGTCAACTCTGTACGTTCTGGCCAGTTTTTCACTCCTGAGCCAATCGCAGAAATGATGGCGCGCATGCAATTTGACCAGGAAACATTCAAGAAACTGGTTGAAGAGAAAGGCGTTGTCACGGTGTGTGATCCGGCGGTCGGGTCGGGTGTCATGCTATTGGCATTTGCACGGGTCGTGCATGAAGCGTTGGGACGCTGGGGAACCGGAAAACTCAGGCTCTACGGAACCGACATTGACATCCGGTGCGTGAACATGTGCCGGATTCAGCTTCGGATGAATGGACTGGATTATTTCGGCAGGATGGCCGGGCTGTTGGCGGGGCAAGTTTCCGTGACAAGCCAGGAGGCCATTCCCGACGTAATCCCGGAAGCCGTTCCTGATGTGGTGATCCATAGCGGACAACAGGAGCTACCCGGTTTCGCGGCATAG
- a CDS encoding AAA family ATPase encodes MKTAIMNYIRAGYPGIYIVSSEESRIEGEIKTVAKELGHGLYAWSITEGLVDTSDGSNNGGQDPQEMLLHVLELPENTVIFLRDFHQFLENGNPVLIRTVKDVLRVAKTRGKALIIVGCRIILPPELEREFVVVEFALPGKEELGDVLDNIADSAAKAKPKKDRRELLLDSASGLTSIEAENAFALSLVESGELSPAVVSREKAQAVKKNGLLEVCSTARSLDDIGGLDLLKAWLVQRKDAFGPKAREYGLPSPKGLLIIGIPGTGKSLTAKATASVFQRPLLKLDAGRLFGGLVGQSESNLRSVIQTAEAIAPAVVWIDEIEKGFSGSKSSGGSDGGTASRVFGTFLSWMQERSAPVFVVATANDVAQLPPEFLRKGRFDETIFVDLPTQEERVAIWRIQIAKYGRKPERFDVTQLAKVTEGLTGAEIEQAFIDALYAAFSQGKEPSDLTISMVLNDLVPLSKLMGDQISALRKWAKGRARPATTQEQERTGRKVIAATPSETTSQASGEAAA; translated from the coding sequence ATGAAAACTGCAATTATGAACTACATCCGGGCGGGATACCCCGGGATTTACATCGTATCGAGCGAGGAATCACGGATTGAAGGTGAGATCAAGACGGTGGCAAAGGAATTGGGCCATGGTCTTTATGCCTGGTCCATCACGGAAGGATTGGTGGATACATCGGATGGTAGCAACAACGGGGGGCAGGATCCCCAGGAAATGCTGCTCCATGTGCTGGAACTACCGGAAAACACCGTTATATTTCTGAGGGACTTTCATCAGTTCCTGGAAAACGGCAATCCGGTGTTGATTCGCACAGTGAAGGATGTGCTCAGGGTTGCCAAGACCAGGGGCAAGGCGCTGATCATTGTCGGGTGCCGGATCATCTTGCCGCCGGAACTGGAGCGGGAGTTTGTGGTGGTTGAGTTTGCGCTGCCAGGGAAAGAGGAACTGGGTGACGTGCTCGACAACATCGCTGACTCGGCAGCTAAAGCGAAGCCAAAGAAAGACCGGCGCGAGCTACTGCTGGATTCAGCATCAGGGCTCACTTCCATTGAGGCGGAGAATGCCTTTGCACTATCATTGGTTGAGAGCGGAGAGCTTTCCCCGGCGGTGGTATCGCGCGAAAAGGCCCAGGCGGTGAAGAAGAACGGTCTACTGGAGGTCTGCTCCACTGCGCGATCACTGGATGATATTGGCGGGCTGGATCTGCTCAAGGCGTGGCTTGTGCAACGCAAGGACGCCTTTGGCCCGAAAGCGCGGGAGTACGGACTCCCCTCGCCAAAAGGGCTGCTCATTATTGGCATTCCCGGAACGGGCAAATCACTGACGGCCAAAGCCACGGCAAGCGTATTCCAGCGGCCTTTGCTCAAGCTTGATGCCGGGCGGTTGTTCGGCGGGCTTGTGGGGCAGTCGGAATCCAATCTTCGGTCAGTCATTCAAACGGCGGAGGCCATTGCGCCGGCTGTCGTTTGGATTGACGAAATCGAGAAGGGTTTCAGCGGATCCAAGAGCTCAGGGGGTTCTGATGGCGGAACTGCCAGCCGGGTATTCGGGACCTTTCTTTCCTGGATGCAGGAACGCTCAGCGCCGGTGTTTGTCGTGGCCACAGCCAATGATGTGGCGCAACTGCCGCCGGAATTCCTCAGAAAAGGTCGCTTTGATGAGACGATCTTTGTGGATCTGCCCACTCAGGAGGAACGGGTGGCCATTTGGCGGATTCAAATCGCCAAGTATGGCCGCAAGCCGGAACGGTTTGATGTCACCCAGTTGGCAAAGGTAACGGAAGGACTGACCGGCGCGGAAATTGAGCAGGCGTTTATTGACGCGCTCTATGCGGCGTTCAGTCAGGGCAAAGAGCCGTCGGATCTCACTATCAGCATGGTGCTTAATGATTTGGTTCCCCTCAGCAAGTTGATGGGTGACCAGATTTCGGCACTGCGCAAATGGGCCAAAGGCAGGGCCAGACCGGCGACCACGCAGGAACAGGAGCGAACAGGCCGGAAAGTAATAGCGGCCACTCCATCGGAAACGACAAGCCAGGCTTCGGGTGAAGCTGCGGCATAA
- a CDS encoding metallophosphoesterase, protein MKQDNSIMVLGDVHREFGALNTLVNKKRPEIILQCGDFGFWPNITRHDERGAVIVPKNPVMNDAKLYWADGNHEDHWSLRSLSSNEIWPHVYYMKRGSTLTLPDGRTVLFIGGARSTDKDMRKLGFDWFPEEEISEMDLALLPDTKVDIVISHTCPREFAVMGNDMRADDSSRMVLSYVLARYQPSLWYFGHFHYYRTGVKRGCRWVGLSMTGCTGWWEWLR, encoded by the coding sequence ATGAAACAGGATAACTCCATTATGGTTTTGGGTGACGTCCATCGCGAGTTCGGGGCGCTGAATACGCTTGTGAATAAAAAGCGTCCGGAAATCATTCTGCAATGCGGGGATTTTGGATTCTGGCCGAATATTACACGTCATGATGAACGGGGGGCCGTGATAGTTCCCAAAAACCCTGTGATGAACGACGCGAAGCTCTATTGGGCTGACGGTAATCATGAAGACCATTGGAGCTTACGGTCGTTATCATCAAACGAAATCTGGCCCCATGTCTATTACATGAAGCGTGGCAGTACCCTGACTTTGCCGGATGGTCGCACCGTGCTGTTTATAGGGGGCGCTCGTTCAACGGATAAGGATATGCGTAAGCTAGGGTTCGATTGGTTTCCCGAAGAAGAAATCTCGGAAATGGACTTAGCGCTACTTCCGGATACAAAGGTGGATATTGTGATCAGCCACACCTGCCCCCGGGAATTTGCTGTGATGGGGAATGATATGAGGGCGGATGATTCCTCCAGAATGGTGCTGTCGTATGTTCTGGCAAGATACCAGCCATCTTTATGGTACTTCGGCCATTTTCACTATTACAGGACAGGCGTGAAGAGGGGGTGCCGTTGGGTAGGATTGTCCATGACTGGTTGCACAGGATGGTGGGAATGGTTGCGCTGA